Genomic segment of Deinococcus sp. Marseille-Q6407:
CGCTATAGTGCTCTCATGAATTAGAGGAAAAGCACAAAAAAAGCGGAGTGCGCCAACACTCCACTTTCCTGAAATTCAAACCCCACTTGAGCCACCCAGCTCGGAAAGGACATTTTCATGTCCACTCTCTCGTTAGAGAGGGGGTGTTCGGACTATAACACCCCCTCTCGCCCCTCAAAAGAGAATTACTACCCTAGACGAACTGCACCGTGAGTACCTAAAACGCGCTCCGGCTTGGTCGCTTTGCGGCGATACCCCTCAGGTAGCGGGCCGTGAGGACAGTCGCAGGCTTGCTGCTGAGGCTATCTGCCAAGTGTACTGGCAGCCAAATCCCCGTGGGCGTATATGGTCTATCGGGCAGGACCTCGACCATCATAATGGTCTGAATGTTCTGGATGGGCCGCTGCCGACTGCATCCACCCTCAACATCCTCAGTGGACACCAGCAACCCCGTTACCTGCTGCTCGATGCCATCAGTTATGGAGGCCGCAGTCACCGTGCCCCTCAGCAGTACCTGGAAGACATCCGTGCTGCTCTTAACTATGTCCACAATGCTGACCCTGCCTACACTGGCTTGCTTGCACGTGGTCCCTACCATCCGCAGCACGTTACACGGGTTATGTCAGGCCGTATTTACACGTTGCCAGAGTTGGGCCAAGAGTTGCCGTCGGTGCCACATACGACCACCACACGCCGTGAACTGTTGCAGGTCGCGCAGGCAGTAGAGGTTGAAAGTCGTAACTGCGCCGCATTCGAGGTATTGCGTCATGTCGGCTACCGGCTGGCCCGCGAGGGCCATCTGGGCGCTGAGCTCCAGCAACAACTGCAGCACCAGGCCGACCAGCTGAACCGTGTGGCCTGGGCTGACCATCCCAGTGGTCCCCTCAGCCCCAGCGAGTTGCGAAACATCGTCAAGAGCATCGCCCGCTACATCAACCGCCACCATCGTCCTGGAGCAGGTACCGGCAGCCCCAGAAGCCGCATCCATAGCCGCAATAGGGGTGGAGCGCTCCCGGAGGCCGAGCAGCTGGCCCGCATGCGCCAGGGGCAGGCCCAGAGTGCAGAAAGCCGTCGTGAGGCTACCAGGGCTGTCATAGGCACTGCTGTAGCTCAGTTGCAGACAGCGGGCGAGCGAGTAAACCGTAAGGCTCTAGCTGAGCGTACTGGGCTGAGCCTCGATACCCTCACAAAAAATGCCGACCTGTGGAAAAAGTAATCTTGGCACAGTGTCAGTTTCAGGGTGGTATCAGGTTATACAGGCTAGCGAGGCGCTGCCTGCTGCTGTTGCTAAGGCTGCCTGTTTGCTTCTAACTGAGCGGGGGTCTTTTAGGGCCTTTTGCTCTTCCTCTCCTGCTGCTTGTGCTTTAGGCGGTTAGAGTGGCTGGACATGCTTACCTGGAATGAAATCCGCACTCGTTCGGCTCAGTTTGCTGAGCGTTGGCAGGATGCTGTGAAGGAGAACGCTGAGGCTCAGACTTTTTGGAATGAATTCCTGGCTGTTTATGGGATAGACCGTCGTCGTGTGGCTGCTTTTGAGCGTAAGGTCAAGGGCCTAGAGAAGGGTTCTGGGCGTGGCAGGATTGACCTGCTGTGGCCTGGCCTGTTTATGGCTGAACACAAATCAAAAGGGCGTGACCTGGATGATGCCACCTGCCAGGCCATTGAGTATGTCCAGGTTTTGGAAGAGCATGAACGTCCACAGTGGGTTGCTGTCAGCGACTTTGGGCGTATCCGGCTGCAGGAAGTCGCTACTGGGGAAGCCTACGAATTTCCTCTTGAAGAGTTGCCCCGTGAAGTAGAACGCTTTGCCTTCCTGATAGGTAAACAGCTGCGTCATCAGGCTCCTACGGATCCGGTAAACGTTAAGGCTGCCCAGCAGATGGGTAAACTCCACAATCTCTTGGAAGACAGCGGCTACACGGGGCACTACCTCGAACTGTTACTGGTTCGTCTGCTGTTTCTGCTGTTCGGGGATGACACTGGCCTTTGGGAAGAACGTGGGTTGTTCTATGATCTGCTGGCCGACCATACCCGTACTGATGGTGAGGATACTGGGGGGACCCTGGCCCGTCTCTTTCAGGTGCTAGATACGCCTGGGGACAGGCGGCAGGCCAATCTGCCGGAGTATTTTGCGGTTTTCCCTTACGTCAACGGTGAGCTGTTTACCGAGCGCATTGACCTTGCGGACTTCAGTCCGAAGATGCGTCAGATGTTGCTGGAAGCCTGTGCGCTGGACTGGGGAGCGGTCAGCCCGGCCATCTTCG
This window contains:
- a CDS encoding replication initiation protein codes for the protein MCQVYWQPNPRGRIWSIGQDLDHHNGLNVLDGPLPTASTLNILSGHQQPRYLLLDAISYGGRSHRAPQQYLEDIRAALNYVHNADPAYTGLLARGPYHPQHVTRVMSGRIYTLPELGQELPSVPHTTTTRRELLQVAQAVEVESRNCAAFEVLRHVGYRLAREGHLGAELQQQLQHQADQLNRVAWADHPSGPLSPSELRNIVKSIARYINRHHRPGAGTGSPRSRIHSRNRGGALPEAEQLARMRQGQAQSAESRREATRAVIGTAVAQLQTAGERVNRKALAERTGLSLDTLTKNADLWKK